The segment ATGACGACGGACATCTACCGCGAGCAACTGGAGCCCGGCGCCGGCACGATCTCCGCCCGGGAGAGTGTGGCCGCCGAGGGAGTCAGCCGCAGCAGCACCGCCGAGGTGACGGGGATTCACGCGATCACCGACGGGCAGATCATGATCCTGGTCCAGGGCGAATCCGGGGAATCCGGCGGAGAAAACGACGGTGAGGAAGAAGAGCACGAGTTCATCGCCACTGTCGTCCCCCACCAGTCAGGGCGAGTGGGAGATCCATTCACTCGAACTGTCCCACGTAGGGGACGCTGGCGCCCCCCAGGACCAGTGAGCTGACCCATGAGCCACGCCCCCTGCGGACTTGGCGGTAGCGGAACGGGGAGACGAGCGCCGGACCTCGAACGCACGAGCCCACCCCTGTCCCTGGCGATCTACGGTCGGCTCGCCGTAGGATGCGCCGGGTGAAGATCCTCATCTCCGCCGACATGGAGGGCGCCACCGGCGTCACCTGGTCGGCCGACTGCGAGCCTGGCAACCCCCGCTGGGAACGATGCCGGCCCATGTTCACCAGCGACGTCAACGCGGCCATCGCCGGCCTGTTCGAGGGCGGCGCGACGGACGTCGTGGTGAACGAGGCGCACGCGACGATGCGGAACCTCCTGTTGGAGCGGTTGGACGAACGCGCCAGCATGATCACGGGTCGGCACAAGGATCTGACCATGGTGGAGGGGCTCCAGAGCGGCGACTGGGACGGGGTGGTGTTCCTCGGCTACCACTGCGGCGCCGGTGAGGAGGGGGTCCTCGCCCACACCTACTTGCCGAACTCGATCACCGGAGTGTGGCTGAACGGTCAGCCCGCGAGCGAGGGGCGGCTCAACGCGTCGGTCGCCGCGGAATTCGGAACCCCCGTCATCCTCGTCACCGGTGACGACTTGGCCTGCGCCGACGCGGACCGCTACGCGCCCCACGCCCGGCGCGCCGCCGTCAAGGACCACGTTTCCCGCTACACCGCACGGTGCCGACCACCGGCCCAGACCGCCCGCGACATCCACGCCGAGGCCGTGGCCGCCGCCCAGCTCGCCCAGCGGCACGAACCGGTCGCCGCGGGCCCTCTCACTGTGGTCGTCGAGGTCGACGCGGCACATCTCGCGGGCGCGGCGACCATGGTCCCCGGAGTCGAACGCGTCGACGCGCGCACCGTCCGATACACCTCCGACACGGCCTACGACATGATTCGCGGATTCAAAGCGGTGACAACCCTGATCTCGGGAGCGGTGGAACAGACCTATGGCTGAGACGCGCGAGCCGATGTCCATGGCTGCGGCCTGGGACCTGCTGGACGAGGAGGTCGTGCGGCTGACCTCCGAACTCATCCAGATCGACACGACCAACTCCGGGGGTGGCCAGGGGGCGGAGAGGCCCGCCGCCGAGTACGTCGCCGAACAGCTCTCGGACGTGGGCATCGAGCCCACCGTGTTGGAGTCCGCGCCCCACCGGGCGAACGTGGTGGCGCGCATCCCCGGTGAACGTTCCGATCTGCCCGCCATCCTGGTCCACGGCCACTTGGACGTGGTCCCCGCCGACCCCACCGACTGGTCGGTGCACCCGTTCTCCGGCGAGGTCCGCGACGGTGTGGTCTGGGGCCGAGGCGCGATCGACATGAAGGACGGCAACGCCAAGATCACCGCCCTGGCGCGGATGTGGGCTCGCACCGGTACCCGACCCAGCCGCGACGTCGTCCTGGCCTTCACCGCCGACGAGGAGGACACCGGTACGTAGCGCCGGGTGGCTGGTGAAGGAGCACGCGGACCTGTTCGAGGGCTGCGCGACCGGCATCAGCGAGTCCGGGGGCTACACGGTGCACGCCCGACGCGCGGACGGCACCACGGTGCGGATCTACCCGGTAGGCGTGGCGGAACGAGGGTCGGCCTGGCTGCGGTTGACCGCGCGGGGCCGCGCGGGCCACGGCTCACGCCCCAACCCCGAGAACGCCGTGTCGATGGTGGCCCGCGCCGTCGCGCGGATCAGCGAACATCGCTGGCCCCTCGCGCTGACCCCGGCCGCCCGCGCGTCACTGACCGAGATCTGTGCCGCGCTGGGTGTCGATCCGGGCTTCGCCGCCGACGGATCCCTCAGCGAGGCCGAGGCGGAGCGGGTCCTCAACGAGATCGGGCCGGCGGAGCGGATGCTGCGTCCGGTACTGCGCAACAGCAGCAACCCCACGATGCTGGACGCCGGGTACAAGCTCAACGTGATCCCGGAGCTCGCCACCGCCGGAATCGACGGTCGAGTCGTGCCCGGTGGCAGGCAGGCCTTCGAGGAACGGATCGACGAACTCACCGGACCCGGGGTGGACTGGGAGTACGCGAGCGACTCCCCGGCCATCGAGGCACCGATCGACGCCCCCGAGCTGGCGGCCATCCGCGCGGCGATCCAGGCGCACGACCCTGACGGTATCGTCGTACCGGTCTGCCTGAGCGGCGGAACCGACGCCAAGGACTTCAGCGTCCTCGACATCGCGGGGTTCGGCTTCAACCCGCTGCGCCTGCCGGACGGTTTCCCCTACGGAACCCTCGCCCACGGCGTCGACGAGAGAGTCCCCGTGGACGCCCTCCGCTTCGGAGCCCGCGCCGTCGACTCCTTCCTCCGCAGCCCGAGCCTCACCTGACCGTCCGTTCTTCCCCCCATCGGCATTTCTCCACTTCCAACCGACGGGGGCGCACTTTCACGTGCCTTGGCGGGGTCGGACACTCCCATCGGGCTTACACCATCCCGCCGGCGGCGAGGGCGGTGACCGCACCGAGCTCCCAGAGGCTCTCCCGGTCGCCGGCGCTGAGGGGTCCCACCACTTCCACCGGGGGGCGAAGGCGGCTCCACCCCATTCCCGTGGCGATCGACTCGACCGCACGCACCGCCCCCGTGGTGTCGTTGTTGCCGTGGACGTACAGCGCGTAGGGCAGGCCTGCGGTCTCGTCGCCACAGGGGTAGTACACAGTGTCGAAGAAGTGCTTGAGGGCGCCGGACATGTACCCGATGTTGGCGGGGGTGCCCAGGACCACGGCATCGGCGCCGAACACGTCAACGGCCGTGGCCGCGAGCGCCGCCCGGGACACCACCTCCACGTTCTCGATCTCGTCGTTGCCCGCCCCGGAGCGCACCTCCGCCAACATCTCCTGGGTCGCGGGCGAGGTCGTGTGATGCACGATCAACAGACGCGCCATACCCTCAAGTGTCACACTCGCCATCCTCCATCGGCAGCCGCCGCCTGGGCGTAGCTCACCCGGCCATGACAGGTGGAAGCGCACCCCCACCCGTTGGACGCGGAGAAGCCTTGGTGGGGGTGGGGAGTTCCTGATGGGGGGATCGGCGGGCGGGTTAGGGGGTGGGGGCGGCGTGGGCCAGGTGGCACGCGACGTCGGTGATCTGACCTCCGCCGAGGATCGCCGGGTCTTCCTCACGGCACCGGTCGTCGACCCCCGCCCGCTGTGCCTCTCCCCCGGACAGGGCGGGGCAACGGGGGTGGAACCGGCACCCGGGTGGGATTCGGGCGGCGTCGGGGGGTTCGCCCGTGAGGACCACCGGTGTGGTGGCCCCGCTCTCGGGGAGGACGGACACCAGGGACTGGGTGTAGGGGTGCCGAGGCGCGCGCAGGACCTCCTCCACCGTGCCGATCTCCACGATGCGGCCCAGGTACATGACCGCGACCCGGTCGGCGATGTTCCACGCCAGACCCAGATCGTGGGTCACGACCAGGGCGGACAGGCCCAGTTCGTCGCGGAGTCGAAGCAGCAGGGCCAGGATCTCGCCGCGCACCGAAGCGTCGAGGGAGGCGACGGGTTCGTCCGCCACGATCACCTCCGGGTCCAGCACCAGGGCTCCGGCGATGACCACGCGTTGGCGCTGTCCCCCGGAGAGTTCGTGGGGGTAGCGGGTGAAGAACCGTTCCGGTGGGCGCAGGCCCGCTCGGGACAGGGCCCCACGCACTTGGTCGATCTCGTCGGCCTGGAGGCCGTGGTGGATCCGGAGTCCCTCGGCGACGGCCTCGTACACGGTGTGCCGCGGGTTCAGGGAGCCCGTGGGGTCCTGCAGCACCAGTTGGACGCGCTTCCGGAACGCCCGCAGGTCCCGACCTCGGTAGCCCAGTTCCTCGCCCTGGAAGGTGACCCGACCGCCGGTGGGCTTCTCCAACCCGAGGAGTGTGCGGGCGAGCGTAGTCTTCCCGCACCCCGACTCGCCGACCAGCGCGACGATCTCCCCGGGCGCCACATCCAGGTTCACGCCGTCCACGGCACGGGAGGTGGGACGGTTGCCCCGGCCACGGAACTCCTTCACCACACCGTCCGCGGCGAGCGCCGTACGGGTCTCCTCCCGCTCGGGCTGAGTCACGGCGTCAGTCATCGCTGGCCTCCTTCTCTCCCCGCACTGCCTCACCCGGAGCCGACGATCTTCCCCTGTCGTGCGGGTCGGAGTTCGGAGGCGCGGCGCGACTCCCGTCCGGGACGAGGCTCTCCCCCTGGTCGGCGAGGACCCGAACGCACGCCGCCTCCCACTCCTCTCCAGCGGTCCACAGTCGGGGGTCCAGTTCACGGCAGTGGTCCAGTGCGACGGGGCAGCGGGGGTGGAAGGTGCACCCGGTGGGCAGGTCCGCGGGGTCGGGTGGGTCACCCGGCAGCCCGCGCGGGCTGAGCCGCGACGAGGCGTCGCCGATGAGCGGGAACGCCCCGCTGAGCGCTGAGGAGTAGGGGTGCCTGCCGCCACGGAAGACGGCGTCCGCCGGTCCCTCCTCCACGATGCGCCCGGCGTACATGACGGCGAGCCTGTCGCAGGTCGCGGCCAGAACGGACAGGTCGTGGCTGATCATCACCATGGCGATTCCTTGTTCGGCCACCAACTGTTCGATCAACCGCAGGATCTGCGCCTGGATCATGACGTCGAGGGCGGTGGTCGGCTCGTCCGCGATGATCAGGTCGGGTCGGCAGGCCAAGGCCATCGCGATCATGACGCGCTGCCGTTGCCCGCCCGAGAGCTCGTGCGGGTAGGCCCGGGCTCGCGACGCCGGCAGACCCACGTCACTCAGCAGCTCCCGGGCCCGTTTCTCCGCCTGACCGCGGGTCGCCTGTTCGTGCAGCAGGATGGGTTCGACGATCTGGTCCCCGACGCGTTGCACCGGGTTGAGTGAGTGCATCGCGCCCTGGAACACCACCGACGCCTGGACCCACCGCACCGCGCGCAGTTGCCCCCATCGCATGGCGAGCACGTCCTCGCCGCCCAGACGGATCTCCCCGCTGATGTCGACCCCGGCCGGCAATAGGCGCAGCAGCGACAGTGCCACGGTGCTCTTCCCACAGCCGGACTCGCCGGCCAGGCCGAGCTTCTCGCCACGGTCGACCGAGAGGGACACACCGCGCACGGCCGGCACCCCACCCCCGGCCCCGGGGTAGGTGACGTGCAGGTCGCGAACGTCCAGGAAGCTCATCGCGACCTCCTCAGTCGGGGATTCAGCACACCCTCCAGCGCGCGGCCGCACAGGGTGAAGCACACCGCGACCACCGCGATCGCGAGCCCGGGCGGCACGATGTACCACCACAGTCCGGAGCTGACCGCCCCGGCCCGGCGCGCCTCCTCCAGGATCCGTCCCCAGGACACCACGTTGGGGTCACCGAGCCCGAGGAAGGCGAGCGTCGCCTCGGCGATGATCGCCGAGGCGACCATCAGCGTGGTCTGTGCCAGCACGATCGGCATGACGTTGGGCAGAACATGCCGGGTCATGATGTGGTAGTGGCCGCCACCGAGGGCCTTGGCGCGTTCGATGTAGGGACGCGCCTCCACGGCGAGGGTCTGCGCGCGCACGACCCGGGCCGTGGGGGGCCAGGCCGCCATCCCGATCGCGATGATGATGGTCGTGGTGTCCCGACTGAGCACGGCCGCCAGCGCGATGGCGATCACCAACATGGGAAGCACGATGAACCAGTCGGTGATGCGCATGAGGATGGTCTCGGTCCACCCCCGGAAGTGCCCCGCGAGGATCCCCATCACCGACCCCAGGCCCACCGAGATGAGCGTGGCGAGGAGCCCGACGAGCAGCGAGATCCGGGCCCCCCACAACAGTAGGTGCCACAGGGACCGGCCGTCGGCGTCGGTGCCCAGTGGGTAGTCCCAACTGGGCGGTTGGCGCGGTACCCCGGCGGCGTCCGTGACGCGTAGGGCTGTCTCCGGGACGAACAGCGGCGTCGTCAGCGCGGTCAACACGATCACGACGAGCAGGAACATCCCGATCATCCCGGCCCGGTTCGTCCGGTAGTTCCGCCAGAAGGCGGCCAGGGCCTCCCGGCGACGCCGCCACGCCAGGGCACGGGGGGAGAGCGGAGCGGACGCCACCTCCTCCGCGCTCATGACCGCACTCGCGGGTCGAGGAACGGGTAGATCAGGTCAGCGATCAGGTTCATGAAGATCACGGCCGCGGAGAGGAACAGGAACAGTCCTTGCACGAGCGGGAGGTCCGGAACGTGCAACGCCGTGTAGAAGGCGCGGCCCAGTCCCGGCCAGGAGAACACCGTCTCCACGAGGATCGACCCGGCGACCACCTGCCCCAGGTTGAGGAAGATGAGGGTGACCGTGGGCAGCAGGGCGTTGGGGATGGCGTGCCGGCGGAGCACCAGCGCGTCCCGAAGCCCCTTGGCCCGGGCACTCACGAGGTAGTCCGAGCTGCGTTCGTCGAGCATGGACGACCGCATGATCATCAGGTACTGGGCGTAGATGACGGCGACCATGGTCGCCACGGGCAGCACCATGTGGTGTGCGGTGTCCAGGGCCGTGGCGAGTGGACCGCCCCCACCACCACTGCTCATCCCTCCGGTGGGGAACAGGCTGGGCAGCGGTCCGATGCCCGCCGCCAGCAGGCTCAACAGGATCAGGCCGAGCCAGAAGGTGGGGACCGACCAGAAGGCGATCGCGGTCCCCGTCTGCAACCGGTCGAACCGGGAGCCGTACCGCCACGCGGCGCGGCTGCCCAGCCACAGGCCCAGCATCGCCGCGATGACGGTACCGGTGCCGGCGAGGAGGAGCGTCGCCCCGAGGTGGTCGGCGATGATCTCGGTGACCGGGCGGTTGCGCTGGTAGCTCACCCCCAGGTCGCCCTGGGCGAGGTTCACGCAGTAGTCGACGAACTGCTGCCACAGCGGCTTGTCCAACCCGAACTGCTGGCGCAGCGCCTCCTGTTGTTCCGCGCCGATCGGGGTCTCCGCGGCCATCGCCCGAACCGGGTCGCCGGGGAGGATGCGGAAAAGGAAGAAGGACAGCGAGGTCAACGCGAACAGGGACACGATCGCGCCAGCGATCCTGCGCAGGACGTAGCGGACGACTCCGCCCCACCCGGGACGTCCGTCCCGGTCATCGACCGGGACGGACGCTGCTCCGCTCGAGGTGGTCGAGGCTCCGGTCACTCGCGGTCCCCAGCCGTCGCCGAACGACGCCACAGCACGAATCCGACACCGGCCACGACCACCACGACGGCCCCGCCGATGGCGACCAGAGCGGTCGTGGACAGCCCCGAGCCGGCGTCCGTCTCCGCCGGCTCCGCCGTCCACCAGGACCACATGTCGTCCTGGCCGTAGAAGATGCCGCCGGGGTCGGGGTGCGGGGTCATCGACCCCTCCTCGATGACGTCACTACGGTAGGCCTCGACCTGGCGCGGGTAGACGAGCGTGTTCATGACCGCCTCGTCGTAGAGGATGGCCTGCATCTCCTGGATGATCGCGGCGCGTTCGTCCGCGTCGACCTCCACCCCCTGCGCGGCGTACAGCTCGTCGTACTCCTCGTCGCAGAACCAGGAGTCGGAGGACATCCCGTCACCCGGCTCCGCGGGGCGGGCGTCACAGGTGTGCAGTTCGAGGATGCTGTCCGGGTCGGGGTTCACGGACCATCCGGTGAAGATCAGGTCGTACTCACCGGCGTCGAGGTACTCCCCGACCTCGCCGGAGTCGACGTTCTGCTGGTCGACCGCGATGCCGATGTCGCCCAGCCACTCCACCATCGACTCACCGGTGCGCACCCGGTCCGGATCGTCAAGGTGCACGATCATGCGGAACTCCAGCGGGTCACCGTCGGGCGACTCCCGGACCCCGTCATCGCCCATCTCGTACCCGGCGTCGTCCAGCATCCGCTCCGCCTCCTCCGGGTCGAAGTCGATGCGGTCGTCACCCTCGGGAACGTAGTAGAAGTTCTCGAACCGCGCGGGGATGTTGCCCTCGGCGGGTTCGGCGTATCCGCCGTAGACCCGATCGACGAGGTCCTCCTTGTCGATCGCGTGCATGATGGCCTGGCGGACGGTCTTGTCCTGGAGCGCGGGGTGGCCGTCCCCGATCTCGTCGCCGTTACGGGCCTCGGCGCCAGGGTTGATCGTGAACCCGAGGAACCGTCGTCCCAGCCCCTCGTTCACCACGATGTTGCCCTCGCCCTCGCCGGAGAGCTCCTCGGTCTGTGCCGCGGTCAGGCTCTGGATGAAGTCGACGTCGCCGCTGCGCAACGCCTCCACCTGCGCGTCCTGCTCGTCGTAGTACTCCATGACGACGCGGTCGAAGGCGGGCCGGCCGTCGTAGTAGTCGTCGTTCGCCTCGTAGACGAGTCGTTGCCCGGGCACGTACTCGGTCAACACGAAGGGACCGGTGCCCACCACGGGGAAGTCGTCCTCCTCGGCCGGCGTGAACTCGGCGAGGTCGTCGATCTCCGACCACACGTGCTCCGGGAGGATGGGGACACGCATGTGCTCACCGAGCGCCACCGGCTCGTCGAACGTCAACTGGACCTCGTGGTCGCCCAGCGCGGTGGCTTCCTCCAGATTCTTGACATAGTTGGCGAGCGCGGTATTGGCGCCGTCCTCTTCCTCCTTCATGGTGTTGAAAGTCCACACCACGTCATCGGCGTCGAAGGCCTCACCGTCACTGAAAGTCACGTCGTCGCGGAGCTGGTAGGTCCAGACCGAGGGGTCGACTTCGCCGTCCTCGTCTTCTCCCGGCGCCCATTCCTCGGCGAGGCCCGGAATCACTTCGTCGGATTCCGGGTCGTACATCGTCAGGTAGTTGTACTGCAACCGCATCGCGGAGGTACTGATGAGCCGGATCGCGGTGAACGGGTTGAGGGTGTCCACCTCCTGACTGACCGCCATGGTCAGGGTGTGCTCGCTAGTGGATTCCTCGTCGGCGACCGCGGGCGCGGCGGGGAGTCCAGCGAGGAGAAGGGCGGCGCCTGCGGCGGCGAGCCCCCGAAACGGGGCGCCCCCCGCGGGGGATACGCGTCGTCGAACCATCATTCTCCCGTCCCTCTGTGTCCACACCGTGGACACCCTTTTCCGGGCTGTTTATCATTGATCAGAAGGGAGCGTCAACGATTACCAGAAACCGGGGCAGTGGCGCATATAAACTGACAATCCAACGTAAGTCGGTCTGCCGCACGGCAACTCTCCGTCGCCATTCACCCGATTGGTTTGTGACATTCTCGCAACCCGGCCCACACAATCCCGAAACACATAACGATCGCGGATTGCGTCCCAACGGTTCGTCGAATGCCCCCGAAGCACGCCCCAGAAACCTGACGGGCCGAGACCCCATGGCGCGCTTCGTCCCGATAAGGTAAGAAACGCTCGAGCATCAACGCCGCGGCTGCCGCCGGTCACCTGCACGGCGGGCCTGGCACGACGGGGTTCGCTCCCCACGGACGAGACGGGGTGAGTTCGGCGGATGGTGCCCCCCGGTACCCCCCAACGGCACACGACGCGACCAAATGGTGCTGGTCCCACGCGCGCCACGGGACGACAGTGGTTCGCCGGAATGGGACGCGCGCTCCGGTCCAGTGCCGCCGGAATCACGGTGGGCGTCCTCGGCTTGGCCGTGGTCAGCACCGCGCTCGGAATTGGCGCGACCGGCAGTGCCGACGAGATGTCCGACGGCTCCGCGTGGCTGTGGAACGCCTCCGGTGAGGCCACACGCGTCAACGCGCACAACGCTCGTGTTGACCTGGCCGCCGCGCTGCCGGAGAGCGAGGGCGGACAGGTCGAGGTCACCCAGAACGACCAGTACCTCCTGCTCCGCGACCAATCCAGCGGCAAGGTAACCTCCGTGGACCTCACCGACATGGGCTACTCCGGCGTGCTGGAGATGGGCGCGGGCACCGACTTCCACGTGGCGCTCGGCCAGGAGACCGCCGTCGTCATCGACCGCACCCGTGGCGAGGTCAAGGCGGTCGACCCCGCCACACTGCAGTCGACCGGCCCCACCATCACCCTTCCCGCGCCGCTCACGGGCGGCGCCTTCGACCGGGAGGAGACGCTCTGGCTGGGCGTTCCCGCCCAGGGGGCACTGGCCGGGATCACCGTCACCGACGACGAGGCGACGCTGGGCGAGACGCCGACCGTGGCCGACCCCGACAGTGACCTCGACGTCACCGTCCTGGACGGTGGCGCGCTCGCCTACGACCGCGGCGGTAACCGACTCGTGCTCACCGGCGCCGACCGCGACCCCGAACCGCTCGGGTCCCCGGTGGCCCTGGACGGCGCGGAGGCCCCCGACCGCACCACCGGCGCGATCGCCGCCGTGACCGTGCCCAGCAACGGCGACATCGTCACCGTGGACGTCACCGCTGAGGAGCCCGAGGTCGACTCCTTCTCCGTTGACCACCCCGGGGTGGGGACCGCGGTGCCGTTCGAGGGGCGGATCTACGCCCCGTTCGAGCAGGAGGGCACCGTTCGCGTCTACCAACCCAACGGGCGGGAACTGGCTCCCATCTCCCTACCGGACGCCGAGGGCCCGTTGGAGCTGGAGGCGCGGGAGGACCATCTCTTCATCAACGCGCCGGAGAGCAGCGTCGCGGCCGTGGTCAACGGCGACGGACAGACGAACATCATCGACAAGTCCGCGCCGCCTCCGGGCGAGGAGGAGGCCGGCGGCTCCCGGGCGTCGGAGTCCGAGGAGTCGGACGGCACGGACGGTGCTGTGGGCACGGGCTACGACGGGGGCGACACCGTCGTCCCCTCCTCCCCCGGGACCAGTACCGGCTCGCCCGAGCCCGGCGACGGGGGAGGCTCCGGATCCGACGAGGACCCGGGCAACGGTTCCGAGGGGGGCGACGGAGGGGAGTCGCCCAGTCCGTCTCCCTCACCGGAGGCGAACGACGACGAGGGATCACCGCCCAGCGCGCCCGCACCGGTCTCACACACCACCGGAGACTCCTCGGTGGAACTCTCCTGGTCGGCCGCCCACTCCCCCGACGCGCCGGTCGACGAGTACACCATCACCTGGGACGAGGGCAGCACCACCGTTCCGGGGGACGAGGTGAGCACGGAGATCGACGACCTGGAGAACGGCGTGGGCTACGTCTTCCGGGTTCAGGGCAGCAACCGGTACGGCACCGGTCCGGCGGCCCAGTCGTCCCAGGCGATACCGGAATCCGACGCACCCGGGGCCGCCTCCGGTGTCAGTGCGGAGGAGTCGGGAGTCGGACGGGCGACGGTGTCCTGGGACGAGTCCGACAACGCCTCCGACTATCTGGTCACCACCGTCTCCGACGGCGGGAGCAACGTCGCCGACCGCACCAGCGGCGGGACCTCCGTGGACGTGAACGGGCTGGAACCGGGCGAGACCTACCGGTTCACCGTGACCCCCCGCTCGGCGGGAGGCGCCGCGGGAGAGTCCGCGATCTCCGACCCCCTGACCATGAGCGAGGCCGAAGTGGGCGCGCCGGACAGCGTCGACTTCTCGGTGGAGGGCGGCTCGGTGACCGTCACCTGGTCCGAGGTGGAACACGCGACCCAGTACACGGTGACCCCCCACGGCGACGGCGCGGCGGCCCTGGACGAGGTCACGGTGAACGGCGGCGACACCTCACACACCTACCAACGCGGGGCCGGCCGCTGTTACGCGTTCACGGTCACCGCCGTCGGAGCGGGCGGCCCGGCGGAGACGAACACCAAGAGTTCCACGTCCTGCGTGCGCGACTTTAACTAGCGGCGCGGCAACTAGCGGCACGGCGATCAGCGGCACAGTATCGAGTGGAACGGAACGAGGAGAACGGCTGATGGTGGCTACGGGAGTCCGACGCTGGCTGACGTGGGGTGCCACCGCTGTGGTCACTGCCGGCCTGGTCCTGAGCGCGAACACCGCCGCCTACGGTGACGAAGCACAGGCGGTGCAGGTGTGCAACAGCGAGAGCTCCGGGGAAACCAACTATGAATGGTTGGAGTCGCTGACGATCCCCGACGGCCTTGGCACCGTCCATCTCCTGTGGGACGACACGACCGGCACCAACTGCGCGATGACGTTTGGTTCAGTGTCTGGCCGGACCTACATGGACGTTGGTCTCCAGCACACCGGTGGCGACAACGCTGTGTGGGATCACGGAGACTTCACGCAGTATGCCGGGCCGGTGTACCTCGAGGCGAACTTCGTCTGTGTCGACTACACCGGCGCGGTTGGTGATCGTTCGGCGATCGACGAAAATCGCCGCTGTGGTGGTAACCCCGGGTTGGAATAACCGCGTCGGGGATTCGGCTCTCCACACCGGCGATCGTGCAGGGAACCTGCCCGCGTCCGCGCACCTCTCATGCCCAGAACTACGGAGGGCGTCGCCGGGGAGCGCTGAAGGTTGATGACCCCCTCCTGCATCTGGCCAGGAATTGGTCTCGGCATCGCCCGGCACTCGACGCCCAGGACACACCGGGCTGGAGCCCCCGCGACACGAGCACAAGTGCCCGCGGGGGATCCCGACGCGATGGAGCCCCCGCACACGCCCCCCTACTCCGGCGGGTCGCTCCAGGCCACCTGGACCTGCTCCGGGGGTCGGCCACGGCGCGCCAGGAGGGCGCGGCCTGGGGGGAGGCGGCGGGAGGCGACGCCGTTGGCGATCCGGCCTTCCATCCGGTCGCCGGAGAACAGGATTCCGGGGGTGGCCATGTCGGCGAGGGTCTGGGCCACGGGTTCGAACATGGACCGGGCCGCCCCACCCGTACGGCGCGCGGTGATGAAGTGGAGACCCAGGTCGTTGCCCTGGGTGAGGAACTCGGCGAGGGGCGCGAGGGGGTTGTTGCGGCCGCCAACGAGGTCCATGTCGTCGACGACGACGAACAGCTCGAGGCCCTTCCACCAGCTACGCTCGCGGAGCTGTTTGGGG is part of the Spiractinospora alimapuensis genome and harbors:
- a CDS encoding fibronectin type III domain-containing protein, producing MGRALRSSAAGITVGVLGLAVVSTALGIGATGSADEMSDGSAWLWNASGEATRVNAHNARVDLAAALPESEGGQVEVTQNDQYLLLRDQSSGKVTSVDLTDMGYSGVLEMGAGTDFHVALGQETAVVIDRTRGEVKAVDPATLQSTGPTITLPAPLTGGAFDREETLWLGVPAQGALAGITVTDDEATLGETPTVADPDSDLDVTVLDGGALAYDRGGNRLVLTGADRDPEPLGSPVALDGAEAPDRTTGAIAAVTVPSNGDIVTVDVTAEEPEVDSFSVDHPGVGTAVPFEGRIYAPFEQEGTVRVYQPNGRELAPISLPDAEGPLELEAREDHLFINAPESSVAAVVNGDGQTNIIDKSAPPPGEEEAGGSRASESEESDGTDGAVGTGYDGGDTVVPSSPGTSTGSPEPGDGGGSGSDEDPGNGSEGGDGGESPSPSPSPEANDDEGSPPSAPAPVSHTTGDSSVELSWSAAHSPDAPVDEYTITWDEGSTTVPGDEVSTEIDDLENGVGYVFRVQGSNRYGTGPAAQSSQAIPESDAPGAASGVSAEESGVGRATVSWDESDNASDYLVTTVSDGGSNVADRTSGGTSVDVNGLEPGETYRFTVTPRSAGGAAGESAISDPLTMSEAEVGAPDSVDFSVEGGSVTVTWSEVEHATQYTVTPHGDGAAALDEVTVNGGDTSHTYQRGAGRCYAFTVTAVGAGGPAETNTKSSTSCVRDFN
- a CDS encoding spore-associated protein → MVTAGLVLSANTAAYGDEAQAVQVCNSESSGETNYEWLESLTIPDGLGTVHLLWDDTTGTNCAMTFGSVSGRTYMDVGLQHTGGDNAVWDHGDFTQYAGPVYLEANFVCVDYTGAVGDRSAIDENRRCGGNPGLE